In one window of Vanrija pseudolonga chromosome 5, complete sequence DNA:
- the dim1 gene encoding Dimethyladenosine transferase, which translates to MPKATSQTFTRNHGLAAASQRPAKGALASASSSSSGEAASGARNHLFNTERFGQHILTNPLVAQGIVDKAELKPSDVVLEIGPGTGNLTVRILPAVRKCIAVEMDPRMAAEVQKRVLGTPMQKKLEIVLGDFAKADLPYFDVCISNTPYSISSIIVFKLLSQRPVIRSAVLMFQREFALRLCAAPGSKMWCRLAANAQMYARVDHVMKVGKGNFRPPPMVESSVVRIRPIDPPPAVKFEEFDGLNRIVFSRMHKTLRACFKAKGVKEMVEKNYRTWCAENERLIEDEFDAWSLIDEILTETLVPPKTLDEDEVCPSFGDSRAAVLSGNDLLELLKTFNLRGIHFA; encoded by the exons ATGCCAAAGGCCACCTCGCAGACCTTTACGCGCAACcacggcctcgcggcggcctcaCAGCGTCCCGCCAagggcgcgctcgcgtccgcttcgtcgtcttcgtccggcgaggccgccagcggcgcgaggaacCATCTGTTCAATACGGAGCGGTTTGGACAGCATATCTTGACGAACCCGTTGGTTGCGCAGGG CAtcgtcgacaaggccgagctcaagccCTCGGACGTGGTCCTCGAAATCGGCCCCGGAACAGGCAACCTGACCGTGCGCATCCTCCCCGCCGTGCGCAAGTGCATCGCGGTCGAGATGGACCCGCGcatggcggccgaggtgcagaagcgcgtgctcggcacGCCGATGCAGAAGAAGCTCGAGATTGTGCTGGGGGATTTCGCCAAGGCGGATCTGCCGTACTTTGACGTGTGCATTTCCAACACGCCGTACAGT ATCTCCTCCATCATCGTCTTCAAGCTCCTCTCGCAACGCCCCGTGATCCGCTCCGCAGTCCTCATGTTCCAGCGCGAGTTCGCCCTCCGTCTCTGTGCTGCGCCCGGCAGCAAGATGTGGTGCCGCCTGGCTGCCAACGCGCAGATgtacgcgcgcgtcgaccacgtcATGAaggtcggcaagggcaacttccgcccgccgcccatggtcgagtcgagcgtcGTGCGTATCCGCCCCATTGAcccgccccccgccgtcAAGTTTGAAGAGTTTGACGGCCTCAACCGCATCGTCTTTTCCCGCATGCACAAGACGCTCCGCGCGTGcttcaaggccaagggcgtcAAGGAGATGGTCGAGAAGAACTACCGCACGTGGTGTGCCGAGAACGAGCGG CTCATCGAAGACGAGTTTGACGCTTGGTCCCTCATCGACGAAATCCTCACCGAAACCCTCGTGCCACCAAAaaccctcgacgaggacgaggtctGCCCCTCGTTTGGCGACTcgcgcgctgccgtcctCTCTGGCAACGACCTGCTAGAACTCCTCAAGACTTTCAACCTCCGCGGTATCCACTTTGCTTAG
- the xkiA_1 gene encoding putative D-xylulose kinase A yields MAPPQPLFLGLDCSTQALKASLLSSDLRVLAEEEVRFDNDLAHFGTRGGVLHGPEGSGEVFSPVLQPVEALDLLLERIKAAGWDVDSIRAVSAAGQQHATVYWSHEASRLLGTLDPGAPMAPQLLRAFSRDIIPNWQDSSTGAECAEITAALGSAEQLADATGSSAHTRFSGAQIAKFRKVSPEAYADTARISLVSSMVTTLLCADGDVKGIDESDACGMNLWDMRSRAWSEPALAAVAGGGGDTAALRSKLGLVETDGGRVVGQIGQWFVKRYGFSPECIVLPGTGDNPATFLSLVLRESEGLLSLGTSDVVMVSTAAYTPHPEYHAFFHPAQIAPPSKDGTAVAGAQAEQLRYFNMLVYKSAYVGWSPLTPDGSLAREHVRDKYFAKCWDDFNAAAERLRPKSAADVPSRTAFWWLLPDIIPANAHGVHKYEGRDAASAGSVDAFADRDAEALAILESQMLNYRSRSSAILGSPAGLSRAYVAGGAGKNPTICAVAADVLACPVSKAVEWDGRQWGEAGWNACSVGVGYKARWGWEREAARQRGDGARASIGFDDLIAEIRRARRAALPAEALSAADAPDDEGVANVAVPGPGAGAYDAAVGWWQALEARALAGK; encoded by the exons ATggccccgccccagcccctcTTCCTAGGCCTCGACTGCTCAAcgcaggcgctcaaggcgtcCCTCCTCTCGTCCGAcctgcgcgtcctcgccgaggaggaggtgcgctTCGACAACGACCTGGCGCACTTCGGCacacgcggcggcgtgctccaTGGTCCCGAGGGATCGGGGGAAGTCTTCTCGCCCGTCCTGCAGcccgtcgaggcgctcgacttGTTGTTGGAGCGGATCAAGGCCGCCGGGTGGGACGTGGACTCTATCCgcgccgtgtccgccgcggggcagcagcacgcgaCGGTGTACTGGTCGCATGAGGCCTCGCGCCTGCTTGGCACCCTCGACCCCGGCGCGCCGATGGCGCCGCAGCTGCTCCGCGCGTTCTCGCGCGATATCATCCCCAACTGGCAGGACTCGtccaccggcgccgagtgtGCGGAGATCACTGCCGCCCTCGGCTCCGCGGAGCAGCTGGCCGACGcgaccggctcgtcggcacACACGCGTTTCTCGGGCGCGCAGATCGCCAAGTTCCGTAAAGTGTCCCCCGAGGCATACGCCGACACCGCGCGCATTTCGCTCGTGTCCAGCATGGTCACGACGCTGCTCTGCGCCGACGGAGACGTGAAGGGCatcgacgagagcgacgcgTGCGGCATGAACCTGTGGGAcatgcgctcgcgcgcgtggtCCGAGCCTGCTCTTGCTGCCGttgcgggcggcggaggcgacaccgccgcgctgaggagcaagctcggcctcgtggagacggacggcgggcgcgtgGTCGGGCAGATCGGACAGTGGTTCGTCAAGCGGTACGGCTTCAGCCCCGAGTGCATCGTGCTCCCCGGCACGGGCGATAACCCCGCCACGTTCCTCTCGCTTGTCT TGCGCGAGTCCGAGGGCCTGCTGTCCCTCGGCACGTCGGACGTCGTCATGGTCTCGACGGCAGCGTATACCCCGCACCCAGAATACCACGCCTTCTTCCACCCCGCGCAGATTGCCCCGCCGAGCAAGGACGGCACAGCGGTTGCTGGTGCGCAGGCTGAGCAGCTACGATACTTCAACATGCTGGTGTACAAGAGTGCGTACGTCGGCTGgtcgccgctgaccccagacgGATCCCTCGCGCGCGAACACGTGAGGGACAAGTACTTTGCCAAGTGTTGGGACGActtcaacgccgccgcggagcgGCTGCGGCCAAAGAGCGCAGCAGACGTGCCGTCCCGCACGGCCTTCTGGTGGCTCCTCCCAGATATTATT CCGGCCAACGCTCACGGCGTGCACAAGTACGAGGGGCgggacgcggcgagcgcgggcagCGTGGACGCCTtcgccgaccgcgacgcgGAAGCCCTCGCGATCCTCGAGTCCCAGATGCTCAACtaccgctcgcgctcgtccgcgATCCTCGGCAGCCCCGCGGGCCTGTCGCGCGCATacgtcgccggcggggcgggcaAGAACCCGACCATctgcgccgtggccgccgacgtgctcgcgtGCCCCGTGTCCAAGGCGGTCGAGTGGGACGGGCGCCAgtggggcgaggcggggtggAACGCGTGCTCCGTCGGCGTGGGGTACAAGGCGCGCTGGGGAtgggagcgcgaggcggcgcgtcagcgcggggacggcgcgcgcgctagCATCGGGTTCGACGACCTGATTGCTGAGATTcgacgggcacggcgcgcggcactGCCTGCTGAGGCTCTgtctgccgccgacgcgccagacgacgagggcgtcgccAACGTCGCGGTTCCAGGTCCGGGCGCTGGCGCGTACGACGCGGCCGTGGGCTGGTGGCAGGCGCTGGAGGCGCGCGCTCTCGCGGGCAAGTAA
- the Larp1 gene encoding La-related protein 1 translates to MTQSSQSKSTSVFQALGSYADRIKDQPNGSSKASSSSSTPASAVANSSKKANNRTGAARPASPAPAQSRADADAEDGPWETVRTGRNRTKPERQQPQDEKRASNSRNWRERDDKATDSKDKAADVERSQKDEPAPKKDEVATSSSSKGAQAATRPAVTPPKSAWAATGGKGVAAAVAAAAPAPPAPVEAPANVATTITKPVANGTAAPAAAPAAAASSAAPAVEPSTSAPAPSKADEEGNWRARPKTETTAAPAPTPTPAPSVPKQAAPPPATNAWDLRRKVQPSAPTAAAPASLSNVASAATPLPQPSQVGAAPSSSAPPTSAPEPNGDAKASSSSKKAKKKGEAAAAADASLWPDVTQAAEAVKVAEGNKGKHEKKGSEVSGSGADEAPSSAAPGGKKQKWKAIPAAELQEAADKVAENHRKAKAKAQKAKNDADEAKSAKGKKGGAEHPPAKGQVRLTRSSSQGADTRRPPPPFGHPGVGASELRLGGAGADVAPSVIGSDKGVNGLVAANGNASTPMSRAGSQQSKRGSPSQVSIPLSPGGVEDRAARSSSTGTLPQTGFPSNSNASLPRPPRQNRDREGRGGSYGGGRGRGGYRSVPATPRLYGDLSPLQGNIELASLYRQGYAMPYGYFPVPAQFVVSGSFDPAQANYAGVPASFPRAAPPPAPVTQVPGLDPLRVYVLGQIEYYFSVQNLAMDFFLRQQMDSEGWIDTAMIASFNRIKQLVSDVALVTEVMTMSSLLEVKEDKVRLSGGAAKRWVLPDAKPSKFEASPAYNPSPKKSAGEGTEVSHGIPASMDASALGLEDLDLLMPTSPQPKFDVENALMKSSASTNISSAASALASDDAKTLTPTTTATSITEEADDVFEDKPKAGHE, encoded by the exons ATGACTCAGTCAAGTCAATCCAAATCCACCAGCGTTTTCCAGGCCCTGGGGTCGTACGCCGACCGCATCAAGGACCAGCCGAACGGGTCCAGCAAggcgtcgtcctcttcaTCCACACCAGCCTCAGCTGTCGCCAACTCTTCCAAGAAGGCCAACAACCGAACAGGGGCGGCCCGCCCGGCTTCCCCAGCCCCCGCTCAGTCAAGAgcagacgccgacgccgaggacggcccTTGGGAGACTGTTCGGACAGGGCGTAACAGGACCAAGCCCGAGCGCCAACAGCCGCaggacgagaagcgcgcgagCAACTCGCGCAactggcgcgagcgagacgacAAGGCTACCGATTCCAAGGACAAGGCAGCTGATGTGGAGCGTTCGCAAAAGGACGAGCCGGCACCCAAAAAGGACGAGGTAGcgacatcgtcgtcgtccaaaGGTGCCCAGGCGGCTACCCGTCCCGCCGTCACGCCACCCAAGTCTGCTTGGGCTGCGACGGGTGGCAAgggtgtcgctgctgccgttgccgcagCTGCCCCTGCTCCTCCAGCCCCAGTGGAGGCTCCAGCAAACGTGGCCACAACAATCACCAAGCCCGTTGCCAACGGCACTGCGGCTCCTGCCGCTGctccagccgccgcggcgtcgtctgcCGCGCCCGCGGTTGAGCCAAGTACGTcggcgcctgcgccgtccaaggccgacgaAGAGGGCAActggcgcgctcgtcccAAGACtgagacgacggcggcgccggcccctACCCCTACACCTGCACCTAGTGTGCCGAAGCAGGCTGCCCCCCCTCCCGCGACCAATGCTTGGGACTTGAGAAGGAAGGTGCAGCCTTCTGCACCTACCGCTGCGGCCCCGGCGTCATTGTCAAACGTTGCCTCTGCAGCAACGCCTTTACCCCAGCCGTCGCAGGTTGGCGCGGCTCCAAGCTCGAGTGCTCCTCCAACGTCGGCTCCCGAGCCGAATGGTGACGCcaaggccagcagcagcagcaagaagGCGAAGAAAAAGGgtgaagcagcagcagctgcggATGCTTCATTATGGCCCGACGTCACTCAAGCTGCAGAGGCCGTCAAGGTTGCCGAGGGAAACAAAGGAAAGcacgagaagaagggcagTGAAGTTTCGGGCAGCGGAGCCGACGAAGCACCCAGCTCGGCTGCTCCGGGAGGAA AGAAGCAAAAGTGGAAGGCGATCCCTGCGGCTGAACTTCAGGAAGCTGCCGACAAGGTGGCCGAAAACCAtcgcaaggccaaggccaaagCGCAGAAGGCCAAGAATGACGCCGATGAGGCCAAGAGCGcaaagggcaagaagggcggtGCCGAGCACCCACCGGCCAAGGGCCAGGTCCGCTTGACACGGTCAAGTTCTCAAGGTGCGGATACacggcgacctcctcctccgttCGGACACCCGGGCGTTGGTGCCAGCGAGTTACGTCTGGGCGGAGCTGGAGCGGACGTTGCCCCTTCAGTGATTGGTTCTGACAAGGGAGTGAACGGCTTGGTTGCTGCGAATGGCAACGCGAGCACCCCCATGTCTCGGGCAGGGAGCCAGCAGTCCAAGCGTGGATCCCCTTCGCAGGTTTCGATTCCCCTTTCGCCCGGAGGGGTTGAGGATCGAGCTGCTCGCTCATCTTCGACGGGCACGCTCCCGCAGACTGGATTCCCGTCCAACTCGAATGCCAGCCTGCCACGACCTCCGCGACAAAATCGCGACCGTGAGGGGCGTGGCGgctcgtacggcggcggccgcggacGGGGAGGGTATCGCTCAGTGCCGGCCACGCCACGCCTGTATGGCGACCTTTCGCCACTGCAAGGCAACATTGAGCTTGCCAGCCTCTACCGCCAGGGTTACGCCATGCCATACGGCTACTTCCCTGTGCCTGCGCAATTCGTCGTCTCGGGCTCATTTGATCCGGCCCAGGCAAACTATGCTGGTGTACCTGCTTCGTTCCCCCGTGCGGCCCCGCCTCCGGCACCTGTTACCCAGGTGCCCGGTCTTGACCCTCTGAGGGTGTACGTGCTCGGCCAG ATCGAGTACTACTTTAGCGTGCAAAACCTGGCCATGGACTTCTTCCTGCGGCAGCAGATGGACTCTGAAGGCTGGATCGACACGGCCATGATTGCGTCGTTTAACCGCATCAAGCAGCTGGTCTCGGACGTTGCTCTGGTCACCGAGGTCATGACCATGAGCTCGTTgctcgaggtcaaggaggacaaggtgcgcctgagcggcggcgcagccaAGCGATGGGTTCTGCCCGACGCCAAGCCCAGCAAGTTTGAAGCGAGCCCTGCATACAACCCATCGCCAAAGAAGTCGGCTGGCGAGGGCACCGAAGTATCACACGGCATCCCGGCATCTATGGACGCCTCGGCTCTCGGgctcgaggatctcgaccTGTTGATGCCTACTTCGCCGCAACCCAAGTTTGATGTCGAGAATGCTCTGATgaagagctcggcgagcacaaACATTAGCTCTGCCGCAAGCGCACTTGCGTCGGACGACGCCAAGACGCTGACACCCACGACAACGGCCACCAGCATTaccgaggaggccgatgACGTTTTTGAggacaagcccaaggcggGGCATGAGTAG
- the xkiA_1 gene encoding putative D-xylulose kinase A gives MAPPQPLFLGLDCSTQALKASLLSSDLRVLAEEEVRFDNDLAHFGTRGGVLHGPEGSGEVFSPVLQPVEALDLLLERIKAAGWDVDSIRAVSAAGQQHATVYWSHEASRLLGTLDPGAPMAPQLLRAFSRDIIPNWQDSSTGAECAEITAALGSAEQLADATGSSAHTRFSGAQIAKFRKVSPEAYADTARISLVSSMVTTLLCADGDVKGIDESDACGMNLWDMRSRAWSEPALAAVAGGGGDTAALRSKLGLVETDGGRVVGQIGQWFVKRYGFSPECIVLPGTGDNPATFLSLVLRESEGLLSLGTSDVVMVSTAAYTPHPEYHAFFHPAQIAPPSKDGTAVAGAQAEQLRYFNMLVYKNGSLAREHVRDKYFAKCWDDFNAAAERLRPKSAADVPSRTAFWWLLPDIIPANAHGVHKYEGRDAASAGSVDAFADRDAEALAILESQMLNYRSRSSAILGSPAGLSRAYVAGGAGKNPTICAVAADVLACPVSKAVEWDGRQWGEAGWNACSVGVGYKARWGWEREAARQRGDGARASIGFDDLIAEIRRARRAALPAEALSAADAPDDEGVANVAVPGPGAGAYDAAVGWWQALEARALAGK, from the exons ATggccccgccccagcccctcTTCCTAGGCCTCGACTGCTCAAcgcaggcgctcaaggcgtcCCTCCTCTCGTCCGAcctgcgcgtcctcgccgaggaggaggtgcgctTCGACAACGACCTGGCGCACTTCGGCacacgcggcggcgtgctccaTGGTCCCGAGGGATCGGGGGAAGTCTTCTCGCCCGTCCTGCAGcccgtcgaggcgctcgacttGTTGTTGGAGCGGATCAAGGCCGCCGGGTGGGACGTGGACTCTATCCgcgccgtgtccgccgcggggcagcagcacgcgaCGGTGTACTGGTCGCATGAGGCCTCGCGCCTGCTTGGCACCCTCGACCCCGGCGCGCCGATGGCGCCGCAGCTGCTCCGCGCGTTCTCGCGCGATATCATCCCCAACTGGCAGGACTCGtccaccggcgccgagtgtGCGGAGATCACTGCCGCCCTCGGCTCCGCGGAGCAGCTGGCCGACGcgaccggctcgtcggcacACACGCGTTTCTCGGGCGCGCAGATCGCCAAGTTCCGTAAAGTGTCCCCCGAGGCATACGCCGACACCGCGCGCATTTCGCTCGTGTCCAGCATGGTCACGACGCTGCTCTGCGCCGACGGAGACGTGAAGGGCatcgacgagagcgacgcgTGCGGCATGAACCTGTGGGAcatgcgctcgcgcgcgtggtCCGAGCCTGCTCTTGCTGCCGttgcgggcggcggaggcgacaccgccgcgctgaggagcaagctcggcctcgtggagacggacggcgggcgcgtgGTCGGGCAGATCGGACAGTGGTTCGTCAAGCGGTACGGCTTCAGCCCCGAGTGCATCGTGCTCCCCGGCACGGGCGATAACCCCGCCACGTTCCTCTCGCTTGTCT TGCGCGAGTCCGAGGGCCTGCTGTCCCTCGGCACGTCGGACGTCGTCATGGTCTCGACGGCAGCGTATACCCCGCACCCAGAATACCACGCCTTCTTCCACCCCGCGCAGATTGCCCCGCCGAGCAAGGACGGCACAGCGGTTGCTGGTGCGCAGGCTGAGCAGCTACGATACTTCAACATGCTGGTGTACAAGA acgGATCCCTCGCGCGCGAACACGTGAGGGACAAGTACTTTGCCAAGTGTTGGGACGActtcaacgccgccgcggagcgGCTGCGGCCAAAGAGCGCAGCAGACGTGCCGTCCCGCACGGCCTTCTGGTGGCTCCTCCCAGATATTATT CCGGCCAACGCTCACGGCGTGCACAAGTACGAGGGGCgggacgcggcgagcgcgggcagCGTGGACGCCTtcgccgaccgcgacgcgGAAGCCCTCGCGATCCTCGAGTCCCAGATGCTCAACtaccgctcgcgctcgtccgcgATCCTCGGCAGCCCCGCGGGCCTGTCGCGCGCATacgtcgccggcggggcgggcaAGAACCCGACCATctgcgccgtggccgccgacgtgctcgcgtGCCCCGTGTCCAAGGCGGTCGAGTGGGACGGGCGCCAgtggggcgaggcggggtggAACGCGTGCTCCGTCGGCGTGGGGTACAAGGCGCGCTGGGGAtgggagcgcgaggcggcgcgtcagcgcggggacggcgcgcgcgctagCATCGGGTTCGACGACCTGATTGCTGAGATTcgacgggcacggcgcgcggcactGCCTGCTGAGGCTCTgtctgccgccgacgcgccagacgacgagggcgtcgccAACGTCGCGGTTCCAGGTCCGGGCGCTGGCGCGTACGACGCGGCCGTGGGCTGGTGGCAGGCGCTGGAGGCGCGCGCTCTCGCGGGCAAGTAA
- the yae1 gene encoding putative protein yae1, with protein MDDWDDDFGSAPAVGGAADPLVDTEYARLQQKYTDAGYREGITDGKLATLQEGFDGSFAASVPRARRLGQLRGRVNALLAIASASSAPARTASGRGVRRSASAEPEEPAPAAAAPSAELIARARGLATTLASVRRDDVLPPDLERIAHEKEEHGDDPYDGVDVTPQREMEGLEGALAGLGGAAAVPRFDGRREDALLDALEAQVVELERALLA; from the exons atggacgactgggacgacgactttggcTCCGCCCCCGCTgttggcggcgctgccgacCCGCTCGTGGATACCGAGTATGCTAGGTTACAGCAGAAGTACACCGAC GCGGGATACCGCGAAGGCATCACGGACGGCAAGCTCGCGACGCTGCAAGAGGGCTTTGACGGCAGCTTTGCGGCGAGcgtgccccgcgcgcgcaggctggGCCAGCTGCGAGGCCGCGTGAATGCGTTGTTGGCGATCGCGAGTGCCTCgtctgcgccggcgcggacggcgtcgggccGGGGCGtgcggcggagcgcgagcgccgagcctGAAGAGCCCGCGccagctgccgctgccccctcggccgagctcatcgcccgcgcccgcggccTCGCGACCACGCTCGCCTCGGTGCGCAGGGACGACGTCCTCCCCCCCGACCTCGAGAGAATAGCGCACGAGAAGGaagagcacggcgacgacccgTACGACGGGGTGGACGTCACGCCACagcgcgagatggagggGTTGGAGGGCGCCttggcgggcttgggcggcgcggctgctGTGCCCAGGTttgacgggcggcgcgaggacgcgctcctcgatgCGCTTGAggcgcaggtcgtcgagcttgagcggGCGCTTCTGGCTTGA
- the IMP3 gene encoding U3 small nucleolar ribonucleoprotein IMP3 has product MRQLKHHEQKLLKKVDFLNWKQDASLREIKVMRKYHIQDREDYHKYNKICGNLRSLIHRISLLPAEDPFRQQREAEMLNKLYDMGILDVGSKPSDIENKVTVSSIARRRLAVVVTRLKMAETVSDAVTTIEQGHIRVGPSPVSDPAMLITRHMEDFVTWVDTSARKRTIMKYNDELDDFDLL; this is encoded by the exons ATGCGTCAGCTCAAGCATCACGAACAAAAGCTCCTCAAGAAGGTCGACTTCTTGAAC TGGAAGCAGGATGCGTCCCTCCGCGAGATCAAGGTGATGCGCAAGTACCACATCCAGGACCGAGAAGACTACCACAA GTACAACAAGATCTGCGGCAACCTCCGCTCGCTCATCCACCGCATCTCGCTCCTCCCGGCCGAGGACCCGTTCCGGCAacagcgcgaggccgagatgcTGAACAAGCTGTACGACATGGGAATTCTTG ACGTCGGCTCCAAGCCTTCAGATATCGAGAACAAGGTGACCGTGTCGTCgatcgcgcgccgccgcctcgcggtcGTGGTCACGCGGTTGAAGATGGCCGAGACGGTGTCTGAT GCCGTGACCACTATCGAGCAGGGCCACATCCGCGTCGGCCCGTCGCCCGTGTCGGACCCAGCCATGCTCATCACGCGCCACATGGAGGATTTCGTGACCTGGGTCGACACGAGCGCACGCAAGCGCACGATCATGAAGTacaacgacgag ctcgacgactttgacctGCTGTAA